A window of the Tiliqua scincoides isolate rTilSci1 chromosome 5, rTilSci1.hap2, whole genome shotgun sequence genome harbors these coding sequences:
- the LOC136654325 gene encoding uncharacterized protein, which translates to MSNCCTVRVHGLPTDLPLERVSDKLMIHFLRARNGGGEIVHIEFLPESPGCAMVTFEDATVTQQVLRAEKHILFVNGKEYPLEVTSYAAEVNPNEVIVYVCMKIDYGRFPDGKDILWNLRRQYAGVQFSFNLQAMTCSVKGSFSELQAFSSELLSCLGTKQRGSSTSENRERSANKHAEGEASYQKVLETQEEKDEKKKKKKQKKKNGKDGAGGPSLPGNPIGSREEPLEDFSLVIDSDVHLYMQKFCSKEFSSILHCHQVGVVDVSSDGVTTLYLRAISDEAGDMGTLVSAHLAISQLSQQLELTLRKEKISKRDLGASACQGLPEMLQGLCPLLLCHEDDRHFYLIGNLVEVSQAKQYVQNLIAAREQDQQKPEGSQQLALIQDKSDVLGQIKSLEESVPRKPSSPKFTGKAECKLAAKFGSFPSFPSRNAPLDRQLPRALPQAVDYQISDSQHSLEVVAAANKSETLLKQPVEYGKAPDRMKADPLMPLATGNVPSSDGWANRGLTHSLPSHVPSSTLRSLNLFDTTGAMALEVLEPKPLLRRCSSSLSLKPPNNSESMAEPLPVDRVSVDHSQQKNIHPPLQKEISKEEVAQMEREVRSCMIEERPASPSSLTVPSDSGTQRMEILATHPDYISESYSYSELAMEGPEDEALTDLCNYLKKCCGQVLISKDKYKLDIAYPRDVKLQVLEAFRCFSSQRVAALSKQLLSCDSQQGKIQNEIPIAEIQRSSQWLKASSRASLLENPLSLGSLAREESSSQIQRLLDFNSLQPAIAQNFPNDRKAWQTKGLDRVPDFSKQSCPGKPIVEIKRGLPDKFHFGRDWSKERCGREVEGAPWSLPIMPLSESAPVPAQAVGKRSPPAGEGDTPDVTLRTASPGRESKAGACELCRSAHADTYHTPCGCTLCKACFSTSDVAPSFCRASPAIPGAFAATTISQNLPGYFRDPTLKLTYDIPDGVQQARDPRPGYPYQGGHFEAFLPDNPEGQRLMVLLHKAFERGLTFQIRSSGSEEWVTWGLIPHKTSMEGGKSRNGYPDAQYLRQLSQKLEDLGIK; encoded by the exons ATGTCCAACTGCTGTACTGTTCGTGTCCATGGATTGCCCACTGACTTGCCACTGGAGCGAGTGTCAGACAAGCTGATGATCCATTTTCTGCGAGCCCGCAATGGTGGTGGAGAAATTGTCCACATTGAATTTCTACCTGAATCCCCAGGCTGTGCCATGGTCACCTTTGAGGATGCAACAG TGACTCAGCAGGTACTAAGGGCTGAAAAGCACATCTTGTTTGTCAATGGGAAAGAATATCCTTTGGAAGTGACTTCTTACGCTGCTGAAGTGAACCCCAATGAG GTCATTGTGTATGTCTGCATGAAGATCGATTATGGACGCTTCCCTGATGGGAAGGATATCTTATGGAATCTGCGCAGGCAATATGCTGGTGTGCAGTTCAGCTTCAACTTGCAGGCGATGACCTGCTCTGTCAAAGGCTCTTTCTCAGAGTTGCAGGCCTTCAGCTCCGAATTGCTAAGTTGCCTTGGGACCAAGCAAAGGGGAAGCAGCACCTCAGAAAATCGAGAGAGATCTGCAAACAAACACGCTGAAGGTGAGGCCTCATATCAGAAAGTGTTGGAGACCCAGGAGGAGAAGgatgagaagaagaagaagaagaagcagaagaaaaagaatgGGAAGGATGGTGCTGGGGGCCCATCACTGCCTGGAAACCCCATAGGGAGCCGTGAAGAACCTCTGGAAGACTTCTCCTTGGTGATAGACTCAGATGTTCATCTTTATATGCAAAAGTTTTGCAGTAAGGAGTTCAGCAGTATTTTGCACTGTCATCAGGTGGGTGTGGTGGATGTCAGTAGTGATGGTGTTACCACCCTCTACCTGCGAGCAATATCTGATGAGGCTGGGGACATGGGCACCCTTGTTTCAGCTCACCTGGCCATTTCTCAGCTGTCCCAACAGTTGGAGCTCACCCTGCGAAAAGAGAAGATCAGCAAGAGAGATTTGGGGGCCTCTGCTTGTCAGGGACTTCCAGAAATGTTGCAGGGCCTCTGCCCGCTGCTGTTATGTCATGAGGATGACAGGCATTTCTATCTCATTGGAAATTTGGTGGAAGTTTCACAGGCCAAGCAGTATGTCCAAAATTTGATTGCTGCAAGGGAACAGGATCAACAGAAACCTGAAGGCTCCCAACAGTTGGCATTGATCCAGGATAAGAGTGATGTTCTGGGCCAGATCAAATCCCTTGAAGAATCTGTACCAAGGAAACCGAGCTCACCAAAGTTCACTGGCAAAGCTGAATGCAAACTGGCTGCCAAATTTGGCTCCTTCCCATCCTTTCCAAGTCGGAATGCTCCATTGGACAGGCAGCTTCCTAGAGCCTTGCCCCAAGCAGTTGATTATCAAATTTCAGATAGCCAACATTCCCTGGAAGTTGTGGCTGCTGCCAACAAATCAGAGACCCTGCTTAAGCAGCCTGTAGAGTATGGGAAAGCACCAGATAGGATGAAAGCAGATCCTCTCATGCCCCTGGCTACAGGCAATGTGCCAAGTTCTGATGGCTGGGCAAATCGTGGTCTCACGCATTCTTTGCCCTCCCATGTACCCTCAAGCACCCTCAGATCCCTGAATCTGTTTGATACCACAGGGGCCATGGCTCTCGAAGTTTTGGAACCCAAGCCTCTTCTCAGAAGGTGCAGCAGTTCTTTGTCGCTAAAGCCTCCAAACAACAGTGAATCCATGGCTGAGCCATTGCCAGTGGATAGGGTCAgcgtggaccattcacagcagaAGAATATCCACCCTCCTTTGCAAAAGGAGATCAGCAAGGAAGAGGTGGCCCAGATGGAGAGAGAagtgagatcttgcatgattgaAGAAAGACCTGCTAGTCCCTCCTCACTGACAGTCCCAAGTGATTCAGGCACACAAAGGATGGAGATCCTTGCAACACATCCTGACTACATCAGTGAGAGCTACAGCTACTCTGAGCTGGCCATGGAGGGACCAGAAGATGAGGCCCTGACCGATCTGTGCAACTACCTGAAGAAGTGCTGTGGCCAAGTTCTCATCAGCAAAGACAAGTACAAGCTGGATATTGCCTACCCACGTGATGTGAAGTTGCAGGTCCTGGAAGCATTTCGCTGCTTTTCCAGTCAGAGGGTGGCTGCCCTGTCAAAGCAGCTTCTCTCTTGCGACTCACAGCAAGGGAAAATACAGAATGAGATTCCAATTGCCGAAATCCAGAGAAGCTCTCAGTGGTTGAAGGCCAGCAGCAGAGCCAGCCTGCTGGagaatcccctttccctgggcagCCTTGCTAGAGAGGAATCCAGTTCCCAGATTCAGAGATTGCTAGATTTCAATAGTCTCCAGCCTGCAATAGCCCAGAATTTTCCAAATGACCGGAAAGCATGGCAGACTAAAGGCCTTGACAGAGTCCCAGATTTCAGCAAACAGAGCTGTCCTGGGAAACCAATTGTGGAGATCAAGCGCGGGTTGCCAGACAAGTTCCACTTTGGAAGAGACTGGAGCAAGGAGAGGTGTGGCCGTGAAGTAGAGGGGGCCCCATGGTCTTTGCCTATTATGCCATTGAGCGAGTCTGCCCCAGTACCAGCACAGGCAGTAGGCAAGCGCTCCCCTCCAGCTGGAGAAGGTGACACTCCAGATGTGACTCTGAGAACTGCCAGCCCAGGGAGGGAGTCCAAAGCTGGAGCATGTGAGCTGTGCCGTAGTGCCCATGCAGACACATACCACACTCCCTGTGGCTGCACCCTTTGCAAGgcatgcttttcaaccagtgatgTGGCCCCATCCTTTTGCAGGGCCTCTCCTGCCATTCCTGGAGCCTTTGCAGCCACCACCATTTCACAGAACCTCCCTGGCTACTTCCGAGATCCAACACTGAAATTAACATATGACATTCCTGATGGTGTGCAGCAG GCAAGAGATCCTCGTCCAGGATATCCATACCAAGGGGGCCACTTTGAGGCCTTTCTCCCTGACAATCCAGAGGGGCAGCGGTTGATGGTGCTTCTACACAAGGCGTTTGAGCGTGGCCTGACATTCCAAATCCGATCCTCTGGCTCCGAAGAGTGGGTGACCTGGGGACTAATCCCCCACAAGACTTCCATGGAAGGAGGCAAATCCAG AAATGGCTACCCAGATGCCCAATATCTCCGGCAGCTCAGCCAAAAGCTAGAAGACTTGGGCATTAAATGA